The region AGGCTGAAGAAAGGTTAGTCCGGCAGCGCGCCGGGAGATCGAAGCTCGAAGACTGAAGCCCATGATCATATTCCTTACCATCGTCCACGTATTTGTTTGCCTATTCCTGATCATCGTCGTGCTGCTACAACACGGCAAGAGCGCCGACATCGCCGCGACGTTTGGCGGACAGGGCAGCCAGACGGCATTCGGTCCGCGCGGCGCGGCCACGCTGCTCTCGAAAGCGACCACTTGGTCAGCCATCATCTTTATGGTGACATCGTTCGCGCTCACCGTG is a window of Acidobacteriota bacterium DNA encoding:
- the secG gene encoding preprotein translocase subunit SecG, which translates into the protein MIIFLTIVHVFVCLFLIIVVLLQHGKSADIAATFGGQGSQTAFGPRGAATLLSKATTWSAIIFMVTSFALTVAKTTGTSGSVLGTEKPAQTQPATQATPTPSATPQPQPQQPAQSAPAPPPKK